Genomic DNA from Taurinivorans muris:
CACCTGCCTCCTTTGCGTGAAAGAGGAAACGATATTCTGACATTGGCGGAAAATTTTCTGAAAGTTTTTTGTGAAAAAAAAGAACGCGAACAACTGACGTTGTCCGAAGATGTCGCAAAAGTCTTTTTGAATTACTCATGGCCCGGCAATGTGCGGGAATTGGAAAATTTCACCGAACGGTTAAGCATTTTGGCTGACGGTCCGCAAATCGTACTGTCAGACCTTTCTCCCAAAATTTTAAACGGAGTCGGGGATATAAGCAGTCTTCCCCCTCTTCCTGAAGAAATAACCATTCAGCCCGCCAAACAAAAAGATACGGCAATTTCATTAAATTCAAGCGTAAGCCAAAAAGAGAAGAAATCCCTGACCTCGATTTTGACACAAGGATTTTCCGATTTTTCAAATTCATCCAATATGCTTCCGTCCTTAATCGATATGAAAAACAACAATATGAATTTGAAAGAATTTTTAGAAATGATTGAAGATAAAATTATTAACGAAGCACTGGAACAAGTTGAAGGCATTAAAAACCAAGCAGCTGAAATTCTAGGCATAAAACGCACAACTCTTATCGAAAAACTAAAAAAACGCAATACCGAATAAACATGAAGATAAAAATAATTCTCTCCGCCCTCCTGTTAACGTTTGCAAACATTCCTTTTGCACACGCCCTTACTTGGAGTTTCGCCCAAAATAACAATTTTGACCAAATTATTATCAGCAATAATTTGAATAAGGAAAAAATTGAAACAATCAGAACAGATACCAATAAAATACTTATTCAAGGCAAAAATTTTGATAAAAATCTGCAACTGGTCAAAGGAAATCTCATAACCGATGTCATTCCGACAGAATACGGCTTAACTGTCCTTTTGAATGATAACGCCTTCGGCTTTATCCAAAATACGGATAAAGACACGTTGATTATCGGCATATATAAAGACCCTTTGGGCGCTCGCTGGAAACCGACAGAGCAACGTATCGAATTTAATAATCAAGTCAGTGAAAAAGAAGAAACAGTTAAAGCAAAGCTTGAAGAACTGAAAGCGGAGCAAAAAAATCCCGCGAATAATGCTGCCACCCTTCAAAAAAAAGAAACAACGCAAAATACGGCAGCCGCTTCCGGCGTTCCTGCGGCAATACCATCTGATAAAACAGCAAATTCAACGCAAGCGGAACATTCTCCGCAAAAACAATCTCCTCTCGCCAAACATATGCTTGTGGCGGAAGCAAGCACAAAAGCGCCTGCAAATCAGGCAAGTCAACCCGAACCTATTAAAACCGAAGAGTTGCCGGCAGACAAACACGCTTCCGAGTTTACTCCCCCTTCCGTATCGTATAAATTGAATACGAATCCGCCGACGGAAGCCGCCCCCATCACTCCCGAAGAATTGAAAACAAATGAGCTGAAACAGCAAGTAACAGACAAAAATAAAAATTCCAATTCCGGTTCTTCTGAGTTGATTCAACAAAAACAAGAAAATTTACCCCTTGTTATTGAAGATAAAACGCACGATACCGTTATTCCGAATACTCCCGAAGAAGCGGGGCTTGTTCCGGCAGAACCGGATAAGCAGGAAATCAATCCCGATGCTCCCCCTGTCGGAGAAATTATCTATGTTGACGAGCAAGGCAATGAAGTTCCGCCTCCCCTTGACATTCCCGCAACAATACAAACCATGCGAAAGGCGTATAATTTAGGCGTATACGAAACGGTTTTTGAGGAAGCAGAAAAATTAAAAGGATTTAATTTACCGAAAAACCTTTTGGAAGAAATTTATTATAACAGGGCGAAAGCGTTTTTTATCATGAACAGCACAAATATCGCGAATGTCGGAGAACAGTTCATCAACTTCGCCCATGAAGCTTTGAACGCAAGCAGCGAATCTTCTAGAAAACCCGAAATTCTTGCGGACTTGGTCGTAACGTACCTCGCCCTGAACAGACCGGAAGAGGCAAGGGCTTATACCGACATGCTCTATAAAAATTTTCCTTACAGCGTCGACACGCCCAATGCGATTTTGCTTTTAAGCGATTACTATTTGAAACAGAATGAATATGCCATTGCTTCGCAGTACCTGCAAATTTTAATTGATAATTACCCGGACAACACCTATGCCAAGAATGCGGCTTTGTTACAAATCAAAGCTCTTCATAAACTGGGAAACAATGAAAGAACCCTTTCGATGATAAACTTTACCGACCGCCGCTGGCCTAAAGTTTATTTGGAGTCTTCCGACTATCTCGTCATTAAAGCCTATATTTTTGAAGAACAGGGGCTTATCCAAGAAGCCATCGCGACTTATTGGCAGATTTTCAACTTAAATCCGAAAGCGGAAAACGCCGGCGACATACTGTTTAAAATCGCTAATCTTTATTTTGACATCAACGAGAAAGAATCGGCAAAAAAAGTTCTCAATCAACTGTATCAAGAATTTCCTGAACATAAAAACGCCCCGAAAGCCCTGCTCTATGTCGGAGAAAACGGGCGCTACGACAACGGCTTGTCTTTGGATGAAACCATTCAAATATTCAGCGAACCCAATTCAGAATATCCTCCTAAGTATTACAGAAAAATCATTGCCGAATATCCTGACAGCAAAGAAGCTGTCCTTGCAAAACTCCGTTTAGCCACCCAGACATATCTTGAAAAAAACTATCTTGAAGCGGCACATCTGGCACAAAATCTGTTCAATGAGAATATTGACAAAATAGAGAGCGACAATGCCTTGGATTTGCTGCACAGGGCGTTTAATCCGCTCATGGAGCTTTCTTTGGCGGAGCAAAACTTTGAAAGAACGTTGATCTTATGGGAGGATTTTCCCGCCATTCACGCTTTTTATGAACCTATCAGCGTAAATTTGCGAATGGCTATGGCAAGGGCTTACCTGAATAGGGATGATACCGCCAAGGCGGAGGAACTGCTCACATATTTCATGGACAGAACACCAAAAAACGATGAGGAATATCAAAACGGACTGTATGCCTACGATATTTTCTTAGCCCATGCCATTAATAAACAAGATTGGAACAAGGTCTTGGAAATAAATCAAAAAATTTCTCCATGGACGTTACCTGTTGAAAAAGAAAACAACAGGAAATATACAACGGCGCTTGCGGCGGAAAACATAGGGCTTGAAGCAAGGGCGCTTCCGCTTTGGCAGGAACTCGCCGCCAATGAAAGCATTCCCCTTTACCAAAGGGCTTATGCGCAGTATTTCATTGCACGTGACGCTGAAAAGAAACAAAATCTGCGCGGAGCATATCAAGCCAATTTGGACGCTCTTGCCATGTTTGAAGATTTGCGCTCCATGCAATCCCCTTATTCCAGTATGGAAAGAGAACGTGAAAGCATTGCCGCCCTCATGGACATCACCGAAATTGCGGGCAGATACACCGAATCCATGGAATGGCTGAACCGTTACCGCAACTATGTTTCCAATACATCGACAGATTATGCCGGTTTGCAGCTTCGTGAAGCCCGCTTGCACAAAAAAATGGGCGACACCACAAGATGGAAAAGCATTTTGGAGGATATCAGGCGGCGTGAACCAGAATCCGTTTATGGAAAAATGGCGAGCTCTGAATTGAACACTTTTGAAATGGCAAGGGATTTAACCCGTTTTACAGGAAATAACTAAATGGAAATCGGCGGTGTTTTAATCGGGCTGGGAAATCCGGGAAGCCAATATGCGGCAACAAGGCACAATATCGGTTTTCTCGCACTGGAAGCATTTTTAAAAGACATGTCCAAGGAATATCGTGTCGACCAAATTTCAAGCACAAAATTTAACGGAATAACGTTTAAGCTCGCGTATAAAAATGCCGATTGGATTTGCGCTTTTCCGCAGACATTCATGAATTTAAGCGGCGACTGCGTTCAGCCCCTGCTTGCTTGGTACAAACTGTCACCCGAAAAACTCTTTGTCATTCATGACGAACTTGATTTAATTCCGGGCAGGATACAGCTAAAAAAAGATGGCGGAAATGCGGGACATAACGGCTTAAAATCAATCAGTTCACGGCTGGGTACGCAAAATTATTATCGTCTGCGCATCGGTATCGGACGCCCGAAAGATTCCTCACAAGTAAGTTCCTATGTTTTAAGCGGCTTTGGACAGGACAGGGATGAGATAGAAAGCGCAATCGCTTCAAGCGTCACAGCATTGAAAGAAATACTTGAATCAGGCGCGCTGAAAGCCATGAACAAAATTAATATGAAGAAGAAAGATTAATCTTGCCAAAGCTGAAAAAAATGGCTATAAGGCAAATGCAATCCATTTTTATATCTTTTTTCCCCTTTACAATCTATTTTTATTACGGACGGATTTTTTATGTCTGAAACTGTTGCAAAAACAAAAAGAAGAAAAATTGTGGCTGAGAATGTTGTTGAAGAAAAACCCGTGAAATCAACACGCGGAAGAAAACCAAAAAAAGAAACAGAAAATATTCAAGAACAAGAAATCTCTTCCATGCCTGATCTTTCTTCAGAACAAGAAATTTTTTCCGAGCCGCAGCCTCTTGATGATTATTCCTACGCACTTGCTGATGATACTACCCCAAAAAAACAATATAAAAGAAAATTCATTCATAAAAAGACACCTTCCCAAGAACAAATTTCCGAGAAAAATTCCGCAGCGGAAACATTTTTAAGCTTATCGGAATTAAAAACCCGCAGTATGAACGAGCTGATGGATTTAGCAGAAAAATATCAACTCGATAATGCAAGCAGCATGCGCAAACAAGAATTGATTTTCGCGTTATTGCAGTCCTGCGTTTCACAAAACGGAACCATCATAGCCGACGGAGTTCTTGAAGTTCTTCCGGACGGATACGGATTTTTGCGTTCCCCTTTAAGCAGTTATATGCCGGGGGCTGATGATGTTTATGTTTCTCCTTCGCAAATCCGCCGTTATCATTTGCGCAAAGGCGATATTGTCAAAGGGCAGATCCGCCCTCCCAAAGAAGGAGAACGCTATTTCGCCCTTGTGAAAGTCAATGAAGTGGGCTTTGAACCTCCGGAAAATGCCAAGCATTTGGTATTGTTTGACAACCTGACCCCTATTTTTCCGGATCAGCAGCTGCGCATAGAAACCGATGAAAACAACCTTTCCGGACGCGTTATCGATATGATGTCCCCCATCGGACGCGGACAGCGCGGTTTAATTTTGGCTCCTCCCAAAACCGGGAAAACAACGTTACTGCAAAATATCGCCAACGCAATCAGCGCTTCTTATCCGGAAATATATCTTATCGTGCTTCTTATCGACGAAAGACCCGAAGAAGTCACGGATATGGAGCGCACGGTTAAAAACGCCGAAGTGATCAGCTCCACCTTTGACGAACCGCCGCAGCGCCACGTTCAAGTTACTGAAATGGTTTTAGAAAAAGCCAAACGTTTGGTCGAAAGAAAAAAAGACGTTGTGATTATTTTAGATTCAATAACCCGCTTGGGACGAGCTTACAACGCCGTTACGCCTTCTTCCGGCAAAGTTTTGTCAGGCGGGCTGGATGCCAACGCGCTGCAAAGACCCAAACGTTTTTTTGGCGCGGCAAGAAATATTGAAGGCGGCGGAAGTCTGACCATTATCGCTTCCGCATTGATTGATACCGGATCACGCATGGACGAAGTGATTTTTGAAGAATTTAAAGGCACCGGCAATATGGATATCTATCTTGACCGCCATTTGGCTGAAAAACGGGTCTTTCCGGCAATTGACATCAATAAGACCGGTACTCGGAAAGAAGATTTGCTCCTTTCCGAAGAAAATCTTAATCGGATTTGGATATTGAGAAAAATTCTGGCGCCGATGTCCTCCATCGACAGTATGGAATTTTTGCTTGATAAAATGCGCGGTACCAAAAATAACAAAGACTTTCTCAATGGAATGAGCAAATAAGACAATATGAGCAATAACCAAGAAAATAACGAGAATACGTCTAAAAAAACAAAAATAAAAGCCAAACAGTTTGAAAATCTTTTTGAAGAATTAAAACTTGAAAAATCAGGCATAATTCATAAAATATTCGCACCCGTCATAAAAATATTCAAACCTGTTTTTTCCAAGCTTGCTTTCCTTAAAAAGAAAAAAATTTGGATACCGCTTCTTGTTTTTCATATTCTCTTATTTTCCGGCATAGGCATTTTCAGCTATTATCAATCAATAAAAAATTACAGAGCCGATTATATTCTCAGCTCTCTGCAAAATTCATTAATCAATAACGACCCTGTTCTTTTTAATGAAATTATCGATTTTTCAGATTTTTCCACACATTTTATCAATGATTTCATTAAATTAATTCAGGGATACAAATATGTGTATACGCAAATCGGTGAAATTCCCTCCACGAAAACCATAGAAGACAATATTTCCTTATTATTGCTGGATATTTTTAAAGGAAATGAATATAAGAACGATTTCATCAATAAAACCCGGTTCATTCCCCAAAATATCAGCCAGCTCCTGAAAGAAGCGAATTTTAAAATATCCAAAGACGATAAGACAAAAACGTACACAATCACCACGACGATTTTTGACGAATATTGGCAAAGCATCCCTATCAGGCTTGAACTGCAAAAAACAGATGAAGGGCTTAAAATCATAAAATTAGCCAATCTCGACGAAATATTGCAAACGTACAATTATCTGCTCTCGAAACGCCATAATCAGGAACAGAATTTCAATACCTTAAAAGACCGTAAAGAACGTTACAACATCGTAAGATACTTGCCAAATTCCAAATGTACGGCAAAATTGACCAAAAACCGTGAAAAAGACATGCTTTTTATTTCTTATAGCGCTGATCCGAATTTTCTTTCGGAAAACCTTGTTTCTTATGCCGTAACTATCACTGTCAGCAATGACGAAGGATTGAATATTTTAGAGCAAACGTTTAAAAACAATACGATAGTTACTCCGGACAGCGGCGTTCAAACGGCTTGGCAAATTCCCCTCACCGCAGAACAGCTTGAGCAGCTCTCGGCAGCCAATGCCGTACTTTGTGAAGCAACGCCTTCCATGATCAATGCGGAAAACGGAGATTACTTCGACGTTAGAAAAAAGTAATTGCCAGTTTTTAAATTTAACCGTATAATTACGTATGATTTTTTCTAAGGAGAAAATATGGCTCGTTCAATACATTTAGCACTTCATATTCACAAAGACCCTGCCGCCATGGCGGAACGCGTTGCACACCATTTGGTACAAATTTGTGAAGAAGCAATCGAAGAAAGAGGTATTTTCACTCTTGCGCTCTCAGGCGGCACCACGCCTATCCCTCTTTTCAGGCTTTTGGCGGAAAATGACTGGGCGGAACGGCTGCCATGGGAAAAAATCATGATTTATTGGGGCGATGAATACTGCGTTCATCCTGACGACCCCAAAAGCAATTACGGCATTGCCAGACGCGAACTTTTGTCAAAAGTACCCGCAACCCGTTTTTACAGAATGAAAGGTGAAGGCAATCCGGTAGAATCCGCACTTGCTTATGAAAATTTAATTAAGGAACATTTCCGCTTAGCCCCCGGAGAATTTCCAAAATTCGACTGTATTTTGTTAGGGCTTGGCGACGACGGACACACCGCATCCCTTTTCCCCGGAGAATACGCCATTCAAGAAAAAGAGCGCATTGTTATCGACCAATACGTGCGCAGCAGAAATGCGGATAGGATTACACTGACACTTCCTGTTTTAAATAATGCCCGCTGCTGTTTATTCATGGTCACCGGCAAAGAAAAGCATGACGCTTTAAGCAAAACCCTCAATCTTTTAAGCGAACCGGAACTTCCCGCTCAATTCGTACGTCCCACCGGCGGGGACTTGATTTGGGTTGTTGATGAAAGCGCTGCCCTTGGCATTGATAAATAGTGACAATTCAATTTATCATTTTTATAATTACCAATCGAATATAGGAAAAAAGCATGGATATAAAGGAAATCGATATCTTAGGTGATGATATTGACAACCACTGGTATTATAAGTCAAAGGCTTTGGCTGTTTCCAAAGTTTTACAGCCCTATAAGAAAGATACGATTTTTGACATAGGAGCAGGTTCCGCTTTTTTCTCTAAATACCTTATCAAAAATTCAGGGGTAAAAGAATCTTGGTGCGTCGACATAGCGTACGATTCCGAATATGACGAACAGTATGCCGAAGGACTTATCCATTATAGAGAGGAATGTCCGGAAGTTGAACCTGATTTGACTTT
This window encodes:
- a CDS encoding sigma-54 interaction domain-containing protein; the protein is MSHKNSGIIGEDTSLAEVFKILRKVAPTDSTVLVTGESGTGKEVLVRTLHRESKRTNAPFIPVNCGAIPKELLESELFGHEKGAFTHAIRTKPGRFELAEGGTIFLDEIGEMDTSLQVKILRVLQEKEIERVGGSGPKKIDVRIVAATNRDLEQEVALGNFREDLYYRLNVIPLHLPPLRERGNDILTLAENFLKVFCEKKEREQLTLSEDVAKVFLNYSWPGNVRELENFTERLSILADGPQIVLSDLSPKILNGVGDISSLPPLPEEITIQPAKQKDTAISLNSSVSQKEKKSLTSILTQGFSDFSNSSNMLPSLIDMKNNNMNLKEFLEMIEDKIINEALEQVEGIKNQAAEILGIKRTTLIEKLKKRNTE
- the rho gene encoding transcription termination factor Rho, translated to MSEKNSAAETFLSLSELKTRSMNELMDLAEKYQLDNASSMRKQELIFALLQSCVSQNGTIIADGVLEVLPDGYGFLRSPLSSYMPGADDVYVSPSQIRRYHLRKGDIVKGQIRPPKEGERYFALVKVNEVGFEPPENAKHLVLFDNLTPIFPDQQLRIETDENNLSGRVIDMMSPIGRGQRGLILAPPKTGKTTLLQNIANAISASYPEIYLIVLLIDERPEEVTDMERTVKNAEVISSTFDEPPQRHVQVTEMVLEKAKRLVERKKDVVIILDSITRLGRAYNAVTPSSGKVLSGGLDANALQRPKRFFGAARNIEGGGSLTIIASALIDTGSRMDEVIFEEFKGTGNMDIYLDRHLAEKRVFPAIDINKTGTRKEDLLLSEENLNRIWILRKILAPMSSIDSMEFLLDKMRGTKNNKDFLNGMSK
- a CDS encoding tetratricopeptide repeat protein — protein: MKIKIILSALLLTFANIPFAHALTWSFAQNNNFDQIIISNNLNKEKIETIRTDTNKILIQGKNFDKNLQLVKGNLITDVIPTEYGLTVLLNDNAFGFIQNTDKDTLIIGIYKDPLGARWKPTEQRIEFNNQVSEKEETVKAKLEELKAEQKNPANNAATLQKKETTQNTAAASGVPAAIPSDKTANSTQAEHSPQKQSPLAKHMLVAEASTKAPANQASQPEPIKTEELPADKHASEFTPPSVSYKLNTNPPTEAAPITPEELKTNELKQQVTDKNKNSNSGSSELIQQKQENLPLVIEDKTHDTVIPNTPEEAGLVPAEPDKQEINPDAPPVGEIIYVDEQGNEVPPPLDIPATIQTMRKAYNLGVYETVFEEAEKLKGFNLPKNLLEEIYYNRAKAFFIMNSTNIANVGEQFINFAHEALNASSESSRKPEILADLVVTYLALNRPEEARAYTDMLYKNFPYSVDTPNAILLLSDYYLKQNEYAIASQYLQILIDNYPDNTYAKNAALLQIKALHKLGNNERTLSMINFTDRRWPKVYLESSDYLVIKAYIFEEQGLIQEAIATYWQIFNLNPKAENAGDILFKIANLYFDINEKESAKKVLNQLYQEFPEHKNAPKALLYVGENGRYDNGLSLDETIQIFSEPNSEYPPKYYRKIIAEYPDSKEAVLAKLRLATQTYLEKNYLEAAHLAQNLFNENIDKIESDNALDLLHRAFNPLMELSLAEQNFERTLILWEDFPAIHAFYEPISVNLRMAMARAYLNRDDTAKAEELLTYFMDRTPKNDEEYQNGLYAYDIFLAHAINKQDWNKVLEINQKISPWTLPVEKENNRKYTTALAAENIGLEARALPLWQELAANESIPLYQRAYAQYFIARDAEKKQNLRGAYQANLDALAMFEDLRSMQSPYSSMERERESIAALMDITEIAGRYTESMEWLNRYRNYVSNTSTDYAGLQLREARLHKKMGDTTRWKSILEDIRRREPESVYGKMASSELNTFEMARDLTRFTGNN
- the pth gene encoding aminoacyl-tRNA hydrolase; translated protein: MEIGGVLIGLGNPGSQYAATRHNIGFLALEAFLKDMSKEYRVDQISSTKFNGITFKLAYKNADWICAFPQTFMNLSGDCVQPLLAWYKLSPEKLFVIHDELDLIPGRIQLKKDGGNAGHNGLKSISSRLGTQNYYRLRIGIGRPKDSSQVSSYVLSGFGQDRDEIESAIASSVTALKEILESGALKAMNKINMKKKD
- the pgl gene encoding 6-phosphogluconolactonase is translated as MARSIHLALHIHKDPAAMAERVAHHLVQICEEAIEERGIFTLALSGGTTPIPLFRLLAENDWAERLPWEKIMIYWGDEYCVHPDDPKSNYGIARRELLSKVPATRFYRMKGEGNPVESALAYENLIKEHFRLAPGEFPKFDCILLGLGDDGHTASLFPGEYAIQEKERIVIDQYVRSRNADRITLTLPVLNNARCCLFMVTGKEKHDALSKTLNLLSEPELPAQFVRPTGGDLIWVVDESAALGIDK